A window of the Brachybacterium sacelli genome harbors these coding sequences:
- a CDS encoding helix-turn-helix transcriptional regulator: MLAPDDTGPWRLLTCAGGPVFAETTVYRRRREPEAYDWCRLGFVREGTAWLLSTDGSEHVRAGHAIFTGPGVLCGIEPEDVTAMSTVYLQRDYFADLMTWHRPGAVCPWTRESACPDSSVIIRSLHPGAVNIEPWLDELVSLSHQSATTRFYRRQALVSGLLDILIEDHSGPDKHGPWAPVAAHVPGLSRRPVVLREPARQAAYLLESDPARPWSLAELARSVHLSLSQLTRVFAASYELTPITYLGLVRARRFAHLLRTTNLPITTAARQVGWNSRGHAARHFRRYFGTTPSEYRRARLAPTRIAA; the protein is encoded by the coding sequence ATGCTCGCCCCAGACGACACCGGACCGTGGCGACTCCTCACCTGCGCGGGCGGACCAGTGTTCGCTGAGACCACTGTCTACCGTCGGCGACGCGAGCCGGAGGCCTACGACTGGTGCCGCCTCGGATTCGTCCGTGAGGGCACCGCATGGCTCCTCAGCACCGACGGGAGCGAGCACGTACGGGCCGGCCACGCCATTTTCACGGGACCGGGCGTGCTCTGCGGTATCGAGCCCGAGGACGTGACCGCGATGAGCACGGTCTACCTCCAGCGTGACTACTTCGCAGACCTCATGACCTGGCACCGCCCTGGAGCCGTCTGCCCCTGGACACGAGAATCAGCCTGCCCCGACAGCTCTGTGATCATTCGGTCCCTGCACCCCGGCGCGGTGAACATCGAACCCTGGCTCGACGAGCTGGTGTCGCTGAGTCACCAGAGCGCGACCACGCGATTCTACCGGCGGCAAGCGCTCGTTTCAGGACTACTCGACATCCTCATCGAGGACCATAGTGGCCCGGATAAGCATGGGCCCTGGGCACCGGTGGCGGCGCACGTTCCGGGATTGTCGCGACGCCCTGTGGTGCTTCGCGAGCCGGCGCGGCAAGCGGCGTACCTGCTGGAAAGCGACCCGGCCAGGCCATGGTCACTTGCCGAACTCGCACGGTCGGTGCACCTGTCGCTCTCCCAGCTCACACGAGTCTTTGCCGCCAGCTACGAGCTGACACCGATCACCTATCTGGGCCTGGTGCGCGCTCGCCGATTCGCCCACCTGTTGCGCACCACCAATCTGCCGATCACGACCGCAGCCCGGCAGGTCGGATGGAACAGCCGCGGCCACGCCGCCCGACACTTCCGTCGCTACTTCGGCACCACCCCCAGCGAGTATCGCCGCGCCCGTCTCGCACCCACCCGGATTGCGGCATGA
- a CDS encoding MFS transporter yields the protein MNRAQPTAAPALWFGALCVFLVAVNLRLPITAVSPVLDQVQRDEGVGSGAASLLVSIPVLCFALLPAAVVRFGRRFGLTSAVLVSLVVMVAGFGLRLVPDQVGLLAGTVVLGVAITAGNVLIPPLIKRDHSGSSGSLTGLYSLGLYFGAALGAGLTVPLQRGTGLDWRSTITLWVVVPLVALAVWVFRARISSGGHRHRSPSGVTPGPATAASPWRHRTAWAVTLVFAIPALIFYAVSAWLPTMLVDETGRDPAAAGAVLAVVNIAAIPAALVVGIAANRTRRQTWLTVFTGLLLAVGIVGFLVVPAAALTWAVLLGVGLGGGTTLGYALPLLRSSGTAAAARLTAMAQTAGFLLCAIGPVAVGLLHDLTHEWSAGMVVLALLTAVYIVAGFDAGRDVSI from the coding sequence ATGAACCGGGCGCAACCGACCGCCGCGCCCGCCTTGTGGTTCGGCGCGCTATGCGTGTTCTTGGTCGCGGTCAACCTCCGGCTGCCGATCACCGCCGTGTCCCCCGTGCTGGACCAGGTACAGCGTGACGAAGGGGTCGGCAGCGGCGCGGCGAGCCTGCTGGTCTCGATCCCCGTCCTGTGCTTCGCGCTGCTGCCCGCGGCCGTCGTCCGCTTCGGGCGGCGGTTCGGGCTGACGAGCGCCGTGCTCGTCTCGCTCGTGGTGATGGTCGCCGGGTTCGGGCTCCGACTGGTGCCCGACCAGGTCGGGCTCCTGGCCGGGACGGTGGTCCTCGGTGTGGCGATCACGGCGGGCAATGTCCTGATCCCGCCGCTGATCAAACGCGACCACTCCGGCAGTTCGGGTTCGCTGACTGGTCTCTACAGCCTCGGCCTGTACTTCGGCGCCGCGCTGGGCGCCGGGCTGACCGTTCCCCTGCAGCGAGGGACCGGGCTGGACTGGCGGTCGACGATCACGCTGTGGGTGGTGGTGCCCCTGGTCGCGCTGGCCGTCTGGGTTTTCCGCGCCCGGATCTCGTCGGGGGGCCACCGGCACCGTTCTCCCAGCGGGGTCACGCCCGGCCCTGCGACCGCCGCTTCCCCCTGGCGGCATCGCACGGCGTGGGCGGTCACGCTGGTGTTCGCGATCCCGGCACTCATATTTTACGCTGTGTCCGCCTGGTTGCCGACCATGCTGGTCGATGAGACTGGACGTGACCCCGCCGCGGCCGGCGCGGTACTGGCGGTCGTCAACATCGCCGCGATCCCGGCCGCGCTGGTTGTCGGGATCGCGGCCAACCGGACCCGGCGACAGACCTGGCTCACGGTCTTTACGGGTCTCCTGCTCGCGGTCGGGATCGTTGGGTTCCTCGTGGTCCCGGCGGCGGCACTGACCTGGGCAGTCCTGCTCGGAGTGGGGCTCGGTGGCGGGACCACACTCGGGTACGCGTTGCCATTGCTGCGTTCGTCGGGCACCGCGGCGGCCGCACGGCTCACTGCAATGGCCCAAACGGCAGGGTTCCTTCTCTGCGCCATCGGGCCGGTCGCAGTCGGTCTGCTGCACGACCTCACCCACGAATGGTCCGCGGGCATGGTGGTCCTGGCGCTTCTCACTGCCGTCTACATCGTCGCCGGCTTCGACGCGGGCCGCGACGTCTCGATTTAG
- a CDS encoding DNA cytosine methyltransferase — protein MRDNTSSAGDRPLQIGSLFSGYGGLDLTVEHVFNAETIWFSEINEPVARVFSHHRPHATNLGDIATVDWSHVPPVDILCASFPCQDVSTVGKQAGLAPGALSGLWLHMANAIDALQPELVVIENVRGVLSDPAVRYQTQGEHDAQRNPDTATSDGDATATLRDVEPDSWHLGDQSARPRRALRAVAGNLADLR, from the coding sequence ATGCGCGACAACACCTCTTCAGCCGGCGACCGTCCGTTACAGATCGGGTCGCTGTTCTCCGGGTACGGAGGCCTCGACCTCACCGTCGAGCACGTCTTCAACGCCGAGACCATCTGGTTCTCCGAGATCAACGAACCCGTCGCCCGCGTCTTCTCCCACCACAGGCCCCACGCCACCAACCTCGGTGACATCGCCACGGTCGACTGGAGCCATGTACCTCCGGTGGACATCCTCTGCGCGAGCTTCCCTTGCCAGGACGTCTCGACCGTCGGCAAACAGGCCGGCCTCGCGCCTGGCGCCCTCTCGGGCCTGTGGTTGCACATGGCCAACGCGATCGACGCACTGCAACCTGAGCTCGTCGTGATCGAGAACGTCCGCGGGGTGCTGTCCGACCCCGCCGTCCGATATCAGACGCAAGGCGAACACGATGCGCAACGGAACCCCGACACCGCAACCTCGGATGGCGATGCGACCGCAACCCTTCGCGACGTGGAACCCGACTCGTGGCATTTGGGCGACCAGTCAGCCCGACCTCGCAGGGCGCTTCGCGCCGTGGCTGGCAATCTGGCCGACCTGCGGTGA
- a CDS encoding TetR/AcrR family transcriptional regulator, translating to MTEEPLARGPGRPAQLSVEAIVGAALESRANDLTVRGLARRLEVTHKALYRWVGDRDGLLDLISDHLLDQVLARIADAPTADWRAWLANFGRLLRAEFLPVADAEVLAQFPRETSTYQELQHRAEAVMGSHKLTLEQARDSFSVVLFTVWGWIAAEKLCAEQPDHERIFAAMLDALTRGLPTPPSH from the coding sequence GTGACAGAGGAACCACTAGCGCGTGGCCCCGGGCGCCCGGCCCAGCTTTCGGTCGAGGCGATTGTCGGCGCCGCGCTGGAGTCCAGGGCGAACGATTTGACCGTGCGAGGTCTGGCCCGGCGCCTCGAAGTGACCCACAAGGCCCTGTACCGCTGGGTCGGCGACCGCGATGGCCTGCTCGACCTGATCAGTGATCACCTCCTCGACCAAGTCCTCGCCCGGATCGCCGATGCCCCCACCGCCGACTGGCGCGCCTGGCTGGCCAACTTCGGGCGGCTCCTGCGAGCCGAGTTCCTTCCGGTCGCCGACGCCGAGGTGCTCGCACAGTTCCCCCGCGAGACGAGCACCTACCAGGAACTGCAACACCGGGCCGAAGCCGTGATGGGCAGCCACAAGCTGACCCTAGAACAGGCGCGAGATTCCTTCTCCGTCGTCCTATTCACCGTGTGGGGCTGGATCGCCGCCGAGAAGCTCTGCGCCGAGCAACCCGACCACGAAAGAATCTTCGCCGCCATGCTCGACGCGCTCACCCGAGGCCTGCCCACACCACCAAGCCACTGA